A single genomic interval of Hevea brasiliensis isolate MT/VB/25A 57/8 chromosome 4, ASM3005281v1, whole genome shotgun sequence harbors:
- the LOC110661331 gene encoding WAT1-related protein At5g07050 — MALMAFTFGDLYRRFKPHLLMVLAQIGYTFLYFITEASFEHGMNPYVYVTYRHIVAGLVMLPFAYFLERKQRPKLTIALFVEIFILSLLGVGLTLNMYFASLRCTSPTFVASMVNTIASLTFTIAVALRLEGLDLGNPRGKAKVLGTLVSLAGVMTMTFYKGPIVENLWHPLIHIHRKASSNHESWLKGSILAVASCIFWSMWYIMQAFTLKRYPAQLSLTTWMSFVGAAQSAFFTLIVERRKAAWLIGYNIDFWSTVYGAVVVSGLIVFIQLWCTDVKGPVFVTMFNPISTILVAIFAYFVLGEKLYLGSILGAAVVIIGLYLLLWGKEDQQSHSKSQDQSYSSYNEQKETKIQRVASLESKIPASEP; from the exons ATGGCATTGATGGCATTCACATTTGGGGACCTTTACAGGAGGTTCAAGCCACACCTGCTCATGGTTCTTGCTCAGATTGGCTATACTTTTCTCTACTTCATCACTGAAGCTTCCTTCGAACATGGGATGAATCCTTATGTCTACGTAACTTATCGACACATTGTCGCCGGCCTAGTGATGCTCCCTTTTGCCTATTTTCTTGAAAG AAAACAGCGTCCAAAGCTGACGATAGCTCTTTTTGTGGAGATATTCATCCTCTCTCTCCTGGG GGTGGGTTTGACTCTCAACATGTATTTTGCAAGCTTGAGATGCACCTCTCCAACTTTTGTTGCATCAATGGTTAACACCATAGCGTCCTTGACCTTCACAATCGCAGTTGCATTAAG GTTGGAAGGTCTTGATCTTGGAAATCCTCGTGGAAAAGCAAAAGTTCTTGGGACCTTGGTTTCCTTGGCTGGTGTAATGACTATGACATTTTATAAAGGTCCTATCGTAGAAAATCTTTGGCATCCTCTAATTCATATTCATCGAAAGGCTAGTAGCAACCATGAGAGCTGGTTGAAGGGTTCGATACTTGCTGTTGCAAGCTGCATTTTTTGGTCTATGTGGTATATTATGCAG GCATTCACCCTGAAAAGGTATCCTGCTCAACTGTCGCTGACCACATGGATGAGCTTCGTTGGGGCTGCACAATCAGCTTTCTTTACACTGATTGTGGAACGTAGAAAAGCAGCTTGGTTAATCGGATACAATATTGATTTCTGGTCCACTGTTTATGGT GCAGTGGTGGTCTCTGGTTTAATAGTTTTCATTCAGCTGTGGTGCACAGACGTAAAAGGACCAGTTTTTGTTACCATGTTCAATCCCATTTCAACAATATTAGTAGCAATTTTCGCATACTTTGTTCTTGGTGAAAAACTGTACCTGGGCAG TATACTGGGGGCTGCTGTTGTAATCATCGGCTTATACTTGCTGTTGTGGGGCAAAGAAGATCAACAGAGTCACAGCAAATCACAAGATCAATCTTATTCCAGCTATAATGAGCAAAAGGAGACCAAGATACAGAGAGTTGCTTCACTTGAGAGTAAAATACCTGCAAGCGAACCTTGA